Proteins from a genomic interval of Nostoc sp. TCL240-02:
- a CDS encoding ATP-binding protein, which translates to MTPEQFLEFARVLPEPLLLVNGEGQLLATNQPVADMLGLRRQELRRKMLFELVTQSTDDVVKYLQACSCSRAMVIGSLTLRKNDGQTLICRSQGAVIQPWSPESSALILLRLENRTLASSNFVLLNEKIDELAKEVQRRKQAEEALWEANQELEIRVEERTIALQETLNELQLTQTQLIQAEKMSSLGQMVAGIAHEINNPVSFIHGNLHHAHKYTHDLLKLVQIYQQVCPNVPPEIQQEIEEIELDFLIQDITKLFQSMTVGTERIQEIVKSLRNFSRLDEAELKKVDIHEGIDSALMILEHRLQARHEYPEIKVIKKYSQLPNVTCYPGQLNQVFMNILANAIDALEALAVNSQTTDNQRLNNNNPQIQIQTEVIDDKWITVSIADNGLGINEQVRSKVFDPFFTTKSVGKGTGLGLSVSYQIIVEKHGGQLSCFSIPGEGAEFVIKIPVNSVY; encoded by the coding sequence ATGACTCCTGAACAATTTCTTGAATTTGCCAGAGTTTTACCAGAACCTTTACTCCTGGTAAATGGAGAGGGCCAGTTGTTAGCTACCAATCAACCAGTAGCAGATATGCTGGGCTTACGCCGTCAGGAACTGCGGCGAAAAATGCTCTTTGAACTTGTTACTCAGTCTACTGACGATGTTGTAAAGTACCTGCAAGCTTGTTCATGTAGTAGAGCAATGGTGATTGGCTCCTTAACCTTACGAAAGAATGATGGACAAACGCTAATATGTCGTAGCCAAGGAGCCGTTATTCAACCTTGGTCTCCTGAATCTTCAGCTTTAATTCTCTTACGTTTAGAAAATAGAACTTTGGCTAGCAGTAATTTTGTTCTTCTAAATGAGAAAATAGATGAGTTAGCAAAAGAAGTTCAAAGACGTAAACAAGCGGAGGAAGCGCTTTGGGAAGCAAATCAAGAGTTAGAAATTCGTGTTGAGGAACGTACAATTGCTTTACAAGAAACACTAAACGAACTACAATTAACCCAAACTCAGCTTATCCAAGCTGAAAAAATGTCTAGTTTAGGCCAAATGGTTGCGGGTATTGCCCATGAAATAAATAACCCCGTCAGTTTTATTCATGGGAACCTTCACCATGCCCATAAATACACTCACGATTTACTGAAATTGGTGCAAATTTATCAACAAGTTTGTCCAAATGTTCCTCCGGAAATTCAACAGGAAATAGAAGAAATAGAATTAGATTTTCTGATTCAAGATATAACTAAACTTTTCCAGTCAATGACAGTTGGAACAGAGCGAATTCAGGAAATTGTTAAATCATTACGTAATTTTTCGAGACTGGATGAAGCAGAACTTAAAAAGGTTGATATTCACGAAGGAATTGATAGTGCTTTAATGATTTTGGAGCATCGACTGCAAGCTAGGCATGAGTACCCAGAAATCAAAGTCATTAAAAAATATAGTCAATTACCCAATGTAACTTGCTATCCTGGTCAACTTAACCAAGTGTTTATGAATATTCTTGCCAATGCCATCGATGCACTGGAGGCGCTGGCGGTAAATTCACAAACAACTGACAATCAAAGGCTGAACAATAATAATCCCCAAATTCAAATTCAAACTGAGGTAATCGATGACAAATGGATAACGGTTAGTATTGCTGATAATGGTTTAGGAATAAATGAGCAAGTTCGCTCAAAGGTATTCGATCCGTTTTTCACTACTAAATCAGTAGGTAAAGGCACGGGATTAGGGCTATCTGTAAGCTATCAGATTATAGTTGAAAAACATGGCGGACAACTTAGCTGTTTTTCTATTCCAGGAGAAGGCGCAGAATTTGTTATCAAGATACCTGTTAACTCAGTTTATTGA
- a CDS encoding methanogen output domain 1-containing protein gives MTNALDRSIATLNLSLERDIFLRTLIRELSGTLQDVVGLEEASGFISVVGERMAKQLDQDYKSALEVSKLSRKQVADVLIDLKRRIQGDFYVIEEDDEKIVFGNRVCPFAEKVLNRPAMCMMTSNVFGTIAANNLGYAKVELQETIAQGASGCRVIVYLKLTEEAEDAEGREYFRGLESV, from the coding sequence ATGACGAATGCACTCGATCGTTCAATCGCTACCCTTAATCTTTCTTTAGAACGCGATATATTTTTACGTACATTAATCAGAGAATTGTCTGGCACTTTACAGGATGTAGTTGGCTTAGAAGAAGCTTCTGGATTTATTAGTGTGGTTGGTGAAAGGATGGCTAAACAGCTTGACCAAGATTATAAATCTGCTCTGGAAGTTTCCAAACTTTCCCGTAAGCAAGTCGCTGATGTCTTGATTGATTTAAAAAGACGAATCCAGGGCGATTTTTATGTAATTGAGGAGGATGATGAAAAAATTGTCTTTGGCAACCGTGTCTGCCCATTTGCGGAAAAAGTGCTTAATCGCCCTGCCATGTGTATGATGACTTCAAATGTCTTTGGGACGATCGCAGCTAATAACCTGGGATATGCGAAAGTAGAATTGCAAGAAACCATAGCACAAGGTGCTTCTGGATGTAGAGTTATTGTTTATCTAAAACTCACAGAAGAGGCAGAAGACGCAGAAGGTCGAGAATATTTTAGGGGACTAGAATCTGTGTAA
- a CDS encoding sensor histidine kinase, producing the protein MEIVDCQKEIKELKKANRILQKQLERSEADRVKLEETNEKKEYLLRKVIDELKEYQSNLEERSHELEVMLLNLQIMQNKMSSLGSLVADVAHEINNPVGFIAGNLTPAQEYIHNLLHLIDLYQETYPQASQEIQETIKVMDIDYVREDLPKLISSMKEGTDRISNISNSLRTFSRADTEQKVLFNIHEGIENTLLILKHRLKGNKIRPAIQVVKNYNDLPPLLCFPGQLNQVFMNLLANAVDALDESNYGLKFDEIKKNPNQITIHTATIKTQDINYALIRIQDNGVGISVDVQQKMFGHLFTTKPVGKGTGLGLSIAYQIIVQKHRGTLEVKSVLGKGSEFIISIPIS; encoded by the coding sequence ATGGAAATTGTGGATTGCCAAAAAGAAATTAAAGAACTAAAAAAAGCAAATAGAATTCTCCAAAAGCAATTAGAGCGTTCTGAAGCAGATCGGGTTAAACTAGAAGAGACAAATGAAAAGAAAGAATATTTGCTCAGGAAAGTAATTGATGAATTAAAGGAATATCAAAGCAACTTAGAAGAAAGAAGTCATGAACTAGAAGTGATGCTTCTTAATCTTCAGATAATGCAGAATAAAATGTCTAGTTTGGGAAGTCTTGTTGCGGATGTAGCTCATGAAATTAACAATCCAGTTGGCTTTATAGCAGGTAATCTGACTCCGGCTCAAGAGTATATTCATAATTTGTTACATCTGATTGACCTCTATCAGGAAACTTATCCTCAAGCATCCCAAGAAATTCAAGAAACAATCAAAGTGATGGATATAGACTATGTCCGTGAGGATTTACCTAAGCTTATTTCATCAATGAAAGAAGGTACCGATCGCATATCTAATATTAGCAATAGCTTGCGAACTTTCTCTAGAGCAGATACAGAACAAAAAGTTCTATTTAACATTCATGAAGGTATTGAAAATACTCTTCTTATTCTCAAGCATCGTTTGAAAGGGAATAAGATTCGTCCTGCTATTCAAGTAGTTAAAAACTATAATGATCTTCCTCCTTTACTATGCTTTCCAGGACAATTAAATCAGGTATTTATGAATCTATTGGCAAATGCAGTTGATGCTTTAGACGAATCTAATTATGGATTGAAATTTGATGAAATCAAGAAAAATCCTAATCAAATTACAATTCATACTGCTACTATCAAAACTCAAGATATAAATTACGCTTTGATTAGAATTCAAGATAATGGCGTAGGAATATCGGTTGATGTTCAGCAAAAAATGTTTGGTCATTTATTCACAACTAAACCTGTGGGAAAAGGAACAGGATTAGGATTATCAATTGCCTATCAAATAATTGTTCAAAAACATAGGGGAACTCTAGAAGTAAAATCTGTGTTAGGAAAAGGTTCTGAGTTTATCATCAGTATTCCCATTTCTTAA
- a CDS encoding FIST signal transduction protein yields the protein MFKTVVGHSNDPDSLSAVDEVIQQCISSLVGDIPKAGVLFCAIDFEYFLILHQIHQTFPGIELIGGTTDGEISSVLEFQQDSITLMLFCSDEVEIYAGVGRKVSGDPLAVTKQAVEQAKAKSTATPKLCLTHPESLTTSGVSILNGLKLALGESVPIFGGLAGDQSRYQNTYQFFQTEVLSDSVPILIFSGKILFSHGVASGWHPIGQISQVTKVDKNILYEIDSKPALDFYHHYLGLLPPSMEYPLAVWDRDGDNFYIRAPIAYNQESGSITFFADIPERAVIQIAEAGYEDILAASKASFMNALDNYPGVEPSAVLFFSCVARRQILGTRAKEEYQNTKLCLAHHLPGCGFYSYGEIAPIDRISQTQFHNETFVTLILGTR from the coding sequence ATGTTTAAAACAGTAGTTGGTCACAGTAACGATCCAGATTCTCTATCAGCAGTTGACGAAGTTATTCAGCAATGTATTAGTTCCCTTGTAGGAGATATACCAAAAGCTGGGGTTCTTTTTTGTGCAATTGACTTTGAATATTTTCTCATTTTGCATCAAATTCACCAGACTTTTCCAGGGATTGAGTTGATTGGTGGAACAACAGATGGAGAAATTTCTTCCGTCTTAGAGTTTCAGCAAGACTCAATTACCTTAATGTTGTTTTGTTCAGATGAAGTTGAAATTTATGCAGGAGTTGGACGCAAAGTTTCAGGCGATCCACTTGCTGTAACTAAGCAAGCTGTAGAGCAAGCCAAAGCAAAAAGTACTGCAACTCCAAAGCTATGTTTAACTCATCCAGAAAGTCTGACAACTAGTGGTGTATCTATATTGAATGGCTTAAAGTTAGCTCTTGGCGAATCTGTGCCAATATTTGGTGGTTTAGCAGGCGATCAGTCTAGGTATCAAAATACATATCAATTTTTTCAAACAGAAGTATTAAGTGATTCTGTACCCATTCTGATTTTTTCGGGCAAAATATTGTTTTCTCATGGTGTTGCAAGTGGTTGGCATCCCATCGGTCAAATAAGCCAAGTGACTAAGGTAGATAAGAACATACTCTATGAAATAGATAGTAAGCCAGCTTTAGATTTTTACCATCATTATCTAGGTTTACTTCCTCCTTCAATGGAATATCCTCTAGCAGTATGGGATCGGGATGGAGACAATTTTTATATCAGAGCGCCTATTGCTTACAATCAGGAATCTGGTAGCATCACCTTTTTTGCAGATATTCCCGAGCGAGCTGTGATTCAAATTGCAGAAGCAGGTTATGAAGATATTTTGGCAGCTTCCAAAGCATCATTCATGAATGCTTTAGATAATTATCCAGGTGTAGAGCCCAGTGCTGTTTTATTTTTTTCATGTGTAGCTCGTCGGCAAATACTTGGTACGAGAGCAAAAGAAGAATACCAGAATACGAAACTCTGTCTGGCGCATCATTTACCTGGTTGTGGATTTTATTCTTATGGAGAAATTGCTCCTATAGATCGAATCAGCCAGACACAATTCCACAATGAAACATTTGTAACTTTAATTTTGGGAACTCGGTAA
- a CDS encoding response regulator, translating into MNYKPYLQMLNLPEDSLILVVDDTTTNLGIVFEILTNFGFKVITENDGTRAIKQAEENLPDLILLDVMMPGIDGFETCKKLKENSVTYDIPVIFMTANSDTDSKVKGLNIGAVDYITKPFHEEELLARIKTHLQLRNLTKTLEKRVVERTAALSKALKDLQESQLQLVQTEKMSALGQLVAGVAHEINNPVGFIHGNLGHASVYFQDMVNIISLYQQHYPNPVPEIQEEIAAIDLKYMLSDLPNLISSMKEGVQRIRNISISLRTFSRADSDRKVSCNIHDGIDSTIMILKHRLKASEDRPNIEIIRDYENLPDLECFIGQLNQVFMNLLANAIDALEESNIGRTYIEIEANPNQILIQTALTEDNNHILIQIKDNGVGMPPDVQQKIFDHLFTTKPVGQGTGLGLSIARQIVVEKHGGTLEVNSALGEGSEFLIKLPIS; encoded by the coding sequence ATGAATTACAAGCCATATCTGCAAATGCTCAATCTCCCAGAAGATAGTTTAATTTTAGTGGTAGATGATACTACTACAAATTTAGGTATTGTCTTTGAAATATTGACTAATTTCGGCTTTAAAGTTATTACAGAGAATGATGGAACTAGAGCAATTAAACAGGCTGAAGAGAATCTACCTGATTTAATTTTATTAGATGTAATGATGCCGGGAATAGATGGATTTGAAACTTGTAAAAAGCTGAAAGAAAATTCAGTTACTTATGATATTCCAGTAATTTTCATGACAGCTAACTCTGATACTGATAGTAAAGTAAAGGGTCTAAATATAGGGGCAGTCGATTACATTACTAAACCATTTCATGAAGAAGAACTACTTGCTAGAATTAAAACCCATCTGCAATTACGAAATCTTACAAAAACTTTAGAGAAACGAGTTGTAGAAAGGACAGCAGCGTTGTCTAAGGCATTAAAAGACTTACAAGAGTCTCAACTTCAGCTTGTGCAAACAGAAAAAATGTCTGCCCTTGGTCAATTAGTAGCAGGAGTTGCTCATGAAATTAATAATCCAGTTGGTTTCATTCATGGCAATCTCGGACACGCTTCAGTATATTTCCAAGATATGGTTAATATTATTAGCCTCTACCAGCAACACTATCCTAATCCAGTTCCAGAAATTCAAGAGGAAATTGCAGCGATAGATTTGAAGTATATGCTTTCCGATCTACCTAACTTAATTTCTTCAATGAAAGAGGGTGTTCAGCGCATTCGTAATATTAGTATTAGTTTAAGAACCTTTTCTCGCGCAGATAGCGATCGCAAAGTTTCTTGCAACATTCATGATGGCATTGACAGCACAATCATGATTCTCAAACACCGTTTAAAAGCATCTGAGGATAGACCCAATATTGAAATAATTAGAGATTACGAGAATTTGCCCGATTTAGAATGCTTCATCGGACAACTGAATCAGGTATTTATGAATTTATTAGCTAATGCTATTGATGCTTTAGAAGAATCTAATATAGGACGGACTTATATTGAAATTGAAGCAAATCCTAATCAAATTTTGATTCAGACCGCTCTTACTGAAGACAATAATCATATTTTAATTCAGATTAAAGATAATGGGGTAGGAATGCCGCCTGATGTCCAGCAAAAAATCTTTGACCACTTATTCACTACCAAACCTGTGGGCCAAGGCACAGGATTAGGATTATCAATTGCTCGGCAAATTGTTGTAGAAAAACATGGAGGAACCCTTGAGGTAAATTCAGCACTAGGAGAAGGTTCAGAGTTTCTCATTAAACTTCCCATTTCATAA
- a CDS encoding terpene synthase family protein, producing MNQLLCPGLYCPFPSQTNKYVDVLEEYSLEWVLRFNLLANESSYKRFYKSKFFFLAANAYPNCQLEELKIANDWLSWAFIWDDQCDLSNLGRQPDILKDFHKRFLEILNGAELISKDIPLAYALSDLRQRILKTGSQEWFHYFVDRYEGYFDGCVQEAVNRAQGITPDVDSYMLIRRSTLGGYVFLALMEFCNYLTIPDSLRNHEVMKELKLMAINILAWCNDIFSVHREMSTGDVHNLVLIIHQQQKLSLEEAIIATSEMHDQEVHRLEEFELSLPSFGEDLDVELAKYISGLHSWISANLNWYYHSGRYETIESLELNQ from the coding sequence ATGAATCAATTACTTTGTCCTGGTTTATACTGTCCATTTCCCTCACAGACCAATAAGTATGTTGATGTTCTAGAAGAGTACTCTCTTGAATGGGTTCTTCGCTTCAATCTTCTGGCTAATGAATCATCTTATAAGCGTTTTTACAAATCAAAATTTTTCTTCCTAGCAGCAAACGCCTATCCTAACTGTCAGCTTGAAGAACTGAAAATTGCAAATGATTGGTTGAGCTGGGCGTTTATTTGGGATGACCAGTGTGATTTATCAAATTTAGGAAGACAACCTGATATTCTTAAAGATTTTCATAAGAGATTTTTGGAAATATTGAACGGTGCAGAACTCATAAGTAAGGATATACCACTTGCTTATGCCTTAAGTGATTTACGACAACGCATACTTAAAACAGGCAGTCAAGAATGGTTTCATTACTTTGTTGATCGCTATGAAGGCTATTTTGATGGCTGTGTTCAAGAAGCAGTTAACCGCGCACAGGGAATTACACCCGATGTTGACAGTTATATGCTGATACGTAGGTCAACTTTAGGTGGGTACGTTTTTCTTGCATTAATGGAATTTTGCAATTATTTAACAATTCCTGATTCTCTCCGAAATCATGAGGTGATGAAAGAGTTAAAATTGATGGCAATTAACATCCTTGCTTGGTGTAATGATATTTTCTCCGTACATAGAGAGATGTCAACTGGCGATGTTCATAATTTAGTCTTGATAATTCACCAGCAACAAAAACTTTCTTTAGAAGAAGCAATTATTGCGACTAGCGAAATGCACGATCAAGAAGTACATCGTTTGGAAGAGTTTGAATTATCTCTTCCATCTTTTGGAGAGGACTTAGATGTTGAACTTGCCAAATATATATCAGGACTACATAGCTGGATATCTGCCAATCTCAATTGGTATTATCACTCTGGTCGCTATGAAACTATAGAAAGCTTAGAGTTAAATCAATAA
- a CDS encoding cytochrome P450, translating to MQLPNPLKTPSWLQKLQWITDPVGYVENAAQQYPDIFTSRIIGFGDTVVIVNDLQAIQEILTNDRKKFLAVGEFNRITEPWLGKNSVLILDGSRHKQQRQLIVPSFHGERMQSYGQQIRNLTENVFSQLPLNQPFLARNITQEISLQVMLHVVLGLDEGERFQKLKHLLPLLLDLSHSPITSSFFFLPFLQQDLGAWSPWGKFLRNREKIDQLLYAEISERRQKPNSERVDILSMLMLAQDETGQLMTDHELRDQLITLIVGGYETTASVMAWGLYWIHKKPLVHEKLLQELDTLGDSPDPMSIYRLPYLTAVCNEILRISPVLLFSFPRVVQEPVKLLGHSLEPGTVLLPSIYLTHQREDLYPQPKQFKPERFLERQFSPYEFLPFGGGVRRCLGEALALFEIKLVLETILSRYQLVLVNQQPERLVRRGFTLAPASGVKMVITGRRVPQESLVNMANTPLS from the coding sequence ATGCAACTACCGAATCCTCTCAAAACCCCTTCTTGGCTACAAAAGCTTCAGTGGATTACTGACCCCGTTGGCTACGTGGAAAACGCAGCTCAACAATATCCCGACATTTTTACTAGTAGGATAATTGGCTTTGGGGATACTGTAGTAATTGTGAATGATCTTCAGGCAATCCAAGAAATTTTAACGAATGATAGAAAGAAATTTCTAGCTGTTGGTGAATTCAATAGAATTACTGAACCTTGGTTAGGAAAAAATTCAGTTCTTATACTTGATGGCAGTCGTCATAAACAACAACGACAATTGATCGTGCCCTCTTTTCATGGAGAGCGAATGCAAAGCTATGGTCAGCAAATCCGTAATCTGACTGAAAATGTTTTTAGTCAGTTACCACTAAATCAGCCATTTTTGGCTCGTAACATAACACAAGAAATATCTCTTCAAGTTATGTTACACGTTGTATTAGGTTTGGATGAGGGAGAAAGATTTCAAAAACTTAAGCATTTACTACCATTGCTGTTAGATTTATCTCATTCACCTATTACTTCTAGTTTTTTCTTTCTTCCATTCTTGCAACAGGATTTAGGAGCTTGGAGTCCTTGGGGAAAATTTCTGCGTAATCGGGAGAAAATAGATCAATTGCTCTATGCCGAAATTTCTGAACGTCGACAAAAACCTAATTCAGAACGTGTTGATATCCTCTCTATGCTGATGTTAGCTCAAGATGAAACTGGTCAATTAATGACAGATCATGAATTGCGCGATCAGTTAATAACTCTAATAGTTGGTGGTTATGAAACTACGGCATCTGTAATGGCTTGGGGATTGTACTGGATTCACAAAAAGCCTCTAGTTCATGAAAAACTGCTCCAAGAACTGGACACTCTAGGTGATTCCCCAGACCCTATGAGCATTTATCGACTGCCATATCTTACGGCTGTCTGTAATGAAATCTTACGAATTAGCCCTGTTTTACTGTTCTCTTTCCCAAGGGTAGTACAAGAACCGGTTAAACTCTTGGGACATTCTTTAGAGCCTGGAACAGTATTGCTTCCTAGTATTTATCTGACTCATCAACGTGAAGATTTATATCCCCAACCTAAGCAGTTTAAACCAGAACGTTTTCTAGAACGCCAATTTTCTCCCTATGAATTTCTGCCGTTTGGTGGTGGTGTCCGTCGTTGTCTTGGTGAGGCTTTGGCCTTATTTGAGATCAAACTAGTATTGGAAACGATCCTATCACGTTATCAGCTAGTGCTAGTTAATCAGCAACCTGAGCGACTTGTGCGTCGAGGTTTTACTCTCGCACCTGCTAGTGGAGTCAAGATGGTAATTACAGGGCGACGTGTACCTCAAGAGTCTTTAGTGAATATGGCAAATACACCCCTATCCTAG
- a CDS encoding ISKra4 family transposase (programmed frameshift) has protein sequence MTPEQKQALQKHIQAIAKILYEDTSKEKLTNLAAIEEAVRSQMQKHVMPEVGGFFIETITGTTAGYQRRLKSILGELAITSKQAIELEVAPSTQLSPYLETCCLRVSANVSYEDAASDIKYFTGIEVSHSSQQRLVHRQNFELPTPEQTIEELSVDGGNIRVRTPKGQICAWLGYKAISLHHLGILGTSFQNNQIVIDWVNDQPLASPLTCIGDGHDGIWNIIDQLAPDAQRREILDWFHLIENLHKVGGSQKRLKQAQNLLWKGQVEATIALFTDCKGKQVQNFCRYLDKHRNRIINYEYYQAEEICSIGSGSVESAVKQVDRRTKISGAQWKRENVPQVLAHRCAYLNGLLSV, from the exons ATGACCCCAGAACAAAAGCAAGCTCTTCAAAAACATATTCAGGCGATTGCTAAAATATTGTATGAAGATACGTCAAAAGAAAAGCTCACAAATCTTGCAGCAATTGAAGAAGCAGTGCGGAGTCAAATGCAGAAGCATGTTATGCCAGAAGTAGGGG GTTTTTTTATCGAAACGATTACAGGGACAACCGCAGGATACCAACGACGGCTCAAAAGCATTCTTGGAGAGTTAGCAATAACGAGCAAACAAGCCATTGAATTAGAAGTCGCACCAAGTACTCAACTGAGTCCATATCTAGAAACTTGTTGTTTGAGGGTAAGTGCGAATGTCAGCTATGAAGATGCGGCATCAGACATCAAGTATTTTACGGGCATAGAGGTTTCTCACAGCAGTCAACAGAGATTAGTGCATCGCCAGAATTTTGAGTTGCCAACACCAGAACAGACAATTGAAGAATTAAGCGTCGATGGTGGAAACATCCGTGTCCGAACTCCTAAAGGTCAAATATGTGCATGGCTTGGCTATAAAGCAATTAGCTTACATCATCTCGGAATCTTGGGAACTTCATTTCAGAATAATCAGATTGTGATTGATTGGGTTAATGACCAACCACTGGCTAGCCCACTCACTTGTATTGGTGATGGACATGACGGCATTTGGAATATAATTGACCAATTAGCACCTGATGCACAACGTCGAGAAATACTTGATTGGTTCCATTTAATAGAAAACCTCCACAAAGTTGGGGGTTCACAAAAACGCTTGAAACAAGCACAAAATCTACTATGGAAAGGCCAAGTTGAGGCTACTATTGCCTTATTTACAGATTGTAAAGGCAAACAAGTACAAAACTTTTGCCGTTATCTTGATAAGCATCGCAATCGCATTATCAACTACGAATATTATCAAGCTGAAGAAATTTGTTCAATTGGTTCAGGTTCAGTTGAATCTGCCGTTAAACAGGTTGACCGTCGAACAAAAATTTCCGGGGCACAATGGAAACGAGAAAATGTGCCTCAAGTCCTAGCCCATCGCTGTGCTTACCTCAATGGATTATTGTCAGTTTGA